In one Sander lucioperca isolate FBNREF2018 chromosome 7, SLUC_FBN_1.2, whole genome shotgun sequence genomic region, the following are encoded:
- the rad52 gene encoding DNA repair protein RAD52 homolog isoform X1: MLWSKVYVCTDFVFAFLTGVCCQCTYTAEEHQAVHKALRQKLGPEYISTRVAGGGQKVCYIEGHRVIGLANEMFGYNGWSHSISQQNVDFIDIINGKFYVGVSAFVKVQLKDGAFHEDVGYGVSEGLKSKALSLEKARKEAVTDGMKRALKCFGNALGNCILDKQYLVAINKIPKQPPPPLDPAQTKRTEGEPSVEKARFSSLVREEKLGDPGRMPLEPRVLNQNQNYSEVYTPDAAGPANRKSENIDSRPVMDSMDVGGSAAHTDPKQLRKLRQQQLQQKFRREMEAKKLQQRPDQAKSEDTEVAIRRGSSGGHEDAPAFSDGTSAGRRKPSSRDEYLTDDPELWDFTLDGIEELDVPAGGQPSRAKPLRPSTPSNHLMQTRSKTPQRAPGRPPDEAPPYSGGQDRAQHQNQYQARPGEAFSPYRQGQYMKKRRLDT; encoded by the exons ATGTTGTGGTCTAAGGTCTATGTGTGTACGGactttgtttttgctttccTGACTGGAGTGTGTTGTCAGTGTACCTATACAGCTGAGGAACACCAGGCGGTGCACAAAGCTCTGCGACAGAAGCTGGGACCAGAGTACATCAGTACCAGAGTTGCTGGAGGAGGACAGAAG GTCTGCTATATTGAAGGGCATCGTGTAATCGGCCTGGCCAATGAGATGTTTGGGTACAATGGATGGTCTCACTCAATCTCTCAACAGAATGTCG ACTTCATAGACATAATAAACGGCAAGTTTTACGTCGGAGTCAGTGCGTTTGTCAAAGTGCAGCTGAAG GACGGGGCGTTTCATGAGGATGTAGGGTATGgagtcagtgaaggactgaagTCTAAAGCTCTGTCGCTGGAAAAGGCGAGAAAGGAAGCTGTCACGGATGGCATGAAGAGAGCACTCAA ATGCTTCGGTAATGCGCTTGGAAACTGCATCCTGGATAAACAATACCTCGTAGCCATTAACAAGATCCCCAAACAG cctcctcctcctctagaCCCAGCCCAGACTAAGCGCACTGAGGGTGAGCCCTCAGTGGAGAAGGCCCGCTTCTCCAGTCTGGTCCGGGAGGAAAAGCTTGGGGATCCTGGCAGGATGCCGCTGGAGCCTAGAGTCCtcaaccagaaccagaactaTTCCGAAGTTTATACCCCTGATGCTGCTGGCCCTGCTAACAGGAAGAGTGAGAACATTGACTCGAG ACCTGTCATGGACTCGATGGACGTTGGTGGGTCTGCGGCGCACACAGACCCCAAACAGCTGAGAAAGCTTCGACAGCAGCAGCTTCAACAGAAGTtcaggagagagatggaggccAAGAAGCTGCAGCAGAGACCGGATCAAGCCAAGTCTGAGGACACAGAGGTCGCTATTAGACGAGGATCCAGTGGAG GTCATGAAGATGCACCTGCGTTCAGTGACGGCACTTCAGCAGGACGCAGGAAGCCTAGCAGCAGGGACGAGTATTTAACAG ATGATCCTGAGCTCTGGGATTTCACTCTGGATGGGATTGAGGAGCTGGATGTCCCTGCAGGCGGCCAACCCTCCAGAGCAAAACCGCTCAGGCCCAGCACGCCCAGTAATCACCTGATGCAGACGCGCAGTAAGACCCCTCAGAGAGCCCCAGGCAGACCTCCAGACGAGGCCCCTCCATACAGCGGAGGACAGGACCGGGCTCAGCATCAGAACCAGTATCAGGCGAGGCCAG GTGAAGCCTTCAGTCCATACAGACAAGGACAGTACATGAAGAAACGCAGACTGGACACTTGA
- the rad52 gene encoding DNA repair protein RAD52 homolog isoform X2 has product MSSNTEERSNSAPRCFGQCTYTAEEHQAVHKALRQKLGPEYISTRVAGGGQKVCYIEGHRVIGLANEMFGYNGWSHSISQQNVDFIDIINGKFYVGVSAFVKVQLKDGAFHEDVGYGVSEGLKSKALSLEKARKEAVTDGMKRALKCFGNALGNCILDKQYLVAINKIPKQPPPPLDPAQTKRTEGEPSVEKARFSSLVREEKLGDPGRMPLEPRVLNQNQNYSEVYTPDAAGPANRKSENIDSRPVMDSMDVGGSAAHTDPKQLRKLRQQQLQQKFRREMEAKKLQQRPDQAKSEDTEVAIRRGSSGGHEDAPAFSDGTSAGRRKPSSRDEYLTDDPELWDFTLDGIEELDVPAGGQPSRAKPLRPSTPSNHLMQTRSKTPQRAPGRPPDEAPPYSGGQDRAQHQNQYQARPGEAFSPYRQGQYMKKRRLDT; this is encoded by the exons ATGTCCAGTAATACTGAGGAAAGGAGCAACTCTGCACCCAGGTGCTTCGGACAG TGTACCTATACAGCTGAGGAACACCAGGCGGTGCACAAAGCTCTGCGACAGAAGCTGGGACCAGAGTACATCAGTACCAGAGTTGCTGGAGGAGGACAGAAG GTCTGCTATATTGAAGGGCATCGTGTAATCGGCCTGGCCAATGAGATGTTTGGGTACAATGGATGGTCTCACTCAATCTCTCAACAGAATGTCG ACTTCATAGACATAATAAACGGCAAGTTTTACGTCGGAGTCAGTGCGTTTGTCAAAGTGCAGCTGAAG GACGGGGCGTTTCATGAGGATGTAGGGTATGgagtcagtgaaggactgaagTCTAAAGCTCTGTCGCTGGAAAAGGCGAGAAAGGAAGCTGTCACGGATGGCATGAAGAGAGCACTCAA ATGCTTCGGTAATGCGCTTGGAAACTGCATCCTGGATAAACAATACCTCGTAGCCATTAACAAGATCCCCAAACAG cctcctcctcctctagaCCCAGCCCAGACTAAGCGCACTGAGGGTGAGCCCTCAGTGGAGAAGGCCCGCTTCTCCAGTCTGGTCCGGGAGGAAAAGCTTGGGGATCCTGGCAGGATGCCGCTGGAGCCTAGAGTCCtcaaccagaaccagaactaTTCCGAAGTTTATACCCCTGATGCTGCTGGCCCTGCTAACAGGAAGAGTGAGAACATTGACTCGAG ACCTGTCATGGACTCGATGGACGTTGGTGGGTCTGCGGCGCACACAGACCCCAAACAGCTGAGAAAGCTTCGACAGCAGCAGCTTCAACAGAAGTtcaggagagagatggaggccAAGAAGCTGCAGCAGAGACCGGATCAAGCCAAGTCTGAGGACACAGAGGTCGCTATTAGACGAGGATCCAGTGGAG GTCATGAAGATGCACCTGCGTTCAGTGACGGCACTTCAGCAGGACGCAGGAAGCCTAGCAGCAGGGACGAGTATTTAACAG ATGATCCTGAGCTCTGGGATTTCACTCTGGATGGGATTGAGGAGCTGGATGTCCCTGCAGGCGGCCAACCCTCCAGAGCAAAACCGCTCAGGCCCAGCACGCCCAGTAATCACCTGATGCAGACGCGCAGTAAGACCCCTCAGAGAGCCCCAGGCAGACCTCCAGACGAGGCCCCTCCATACAGCGGAGGACAGGACCGGGCTCAGCATCAGAACCAGTATCAGGCGAGGCCAG GTGAAGCCTTCAGTCCATACAGACAAGGACAGTACATGAAGAAACGCAGACTGGACACTTGA